One genomic window of Streptomyces sp. NBC_01276 includes the following:
- the hpt gene encoding hypoxanthine phosphoribosyltransferase codes for MRVDEKDMGSDLQSVLITKEEIDAKLAELAAKIDAEYAGKDLLIVGVLKGAVMVMADLARALSTPLTMDWMAVSSYGAGTQSSGVVRILKDLDTDIKDKHVLIVEDIIDSGLTLSWLLSNLGSRQPASLEVVTLLRKPEAAKVAIDVKWVGFDIPNEFVVGYGLDYAEKYRNLPFVGTLAPHVYGG; via the coding sequence ATGCGGGTGGACGAGAAGGACATGGGCAGCGACCTCCAGTCGGTGCTCATCACCAAGGAAGAGATCGACGCGAAGCTGGCCGAGCTGGCCGCGAAGATCGACGCGGAGTACGCGGGCAAGGACCTGCTCATCGTCGGTGTGCTCAAGGGCGCCGTGATGGTGATGGCGGACCTGGCGCGCGCCTTGTCCACCCCGCTCACCATGGACTGGATGGCGGTGTCCTCCTACGGCGCCGGGACCCAGTCCTCGGGCGTCGTCCGGATCCTCAAGGACCTGGACACCGACATCAAGGACAAGCACGTCCTGATCGTCGAGGACATCATCGACTCGGGCCTGACCCTGTCCTGGCTGCTGTCGAACCTGGGCTCCCGCCAGCCGGCCTCCCTGGAGGTCGTCACGCTGCTGCGCAAGCCCGAGGCCGCGAAGGTCGCGATCGACGTGAAGTGGGTCGGCTTCGACATCCCGAACGAGTTCGTCGTGGGCTACGGCCTCGACTACGCGGAGAAGTACCGCAACCTGCCGTTCGTCGGCACGCTCGCCCCGCACGTCTACGGCGGCTGA
- a CDS encoding nuclear transport factor 2 family protein: MSRTDIEAVEEVNATFYEAMERGDFDALSALWLEDEISCVHPGWPVLSGRGEVLRSYALIMSHTEYIQFFLTDTKVALIGDTALVTCTENILSGGPSGEAGELGPLVGQLVVATNVFRRTPEGWRLWSHHGSPVLTDSDDEEEEGTD; the protein is encoded by the coding sequence GTGAGCCGTACCGACATCGAAGCCGTCGAAGAGGTCAACGCGACCTTCTACGAGGCCATGGAGCGGGGGGACTTCGACGCCCTGTCGGCGCTCTGGCTCGAAGACGAGATCTCCTGCGTGCACCCGGGATGGCCGGTGCTCTCCGGGCGGGGCGAGGTGCTGCGCTCGTACGCGCTGATCATGTCCCACACGGAGTACATCCAGTTCTTCCTCACCGACACCAAGGTGGCCCTCATAGGCGACACCGCCCTGGTCACGTGCACCGAGAACATCCTCAGCGGCGGCCCGTCCGGGGAGGCCGGGGAACTGGGTCCGCTGGTGGGTCAGCTGGTCGTCGCCACGAATGTGTTCCGACGCACACCGGAGGGCTGGCGGCTCTGGTCCCACCACGGTTCTCCGGTCCTCACGGACTCCGATGACGAGGAGGAAGAGGGCACCGACTGA
- the dacB gene encoding D-alanyl-D-alanine carboxypeptidase/D-alanyl-D-alanine-endopeptidase, which yields MPLVKTWQLTAGSAVAGLALAAAAVATTGPWDSGQRKAERDRAASWIHLGGTDHAAGGLPQAAPSAPGVLAGIGPRPANAVGAAPDALAGVLTPLLADPALGTVRGASVVDTATGRVLFESGSGEAMTPASTVKIATASAALAALGPEHRIRTTVTPGAGPGQIVLVGGGDPSLTAKKKSPAGSGGSLVALAADTAQALKAAGTATVTLSYDDSLYSGPVGHPIGRNDNIAPVTALTADEGRPDDSTSGPVTRSEDPSKDTARAFAALLRDRGITVNGDPARGKPPTGAQPMATTLSTPLAGLVERMLTNSDNDIAEALARQTALATGQDPGFEGAEKAVSDKLASLGVDVTGSRFADGSGLNRADKVTTRLLTGLLAAAADPRHPELRPVLTGLPVAGFTGTLRARNAGTSPAAGLLRAKTGTLTGVNSLAGTVVDPSGRLLAFAFLTAGAADGSAAEKGLDKLAAAVATTS from the coding sequence GTGCCATTGGTCAAGACGTGGCAGCTCACCGCGGGGTCGGCCGTGGCGGGCCTCGCCCTCGCGGCGGCGGCGGTGGCCACCACCGGTCCCTGGGACTCCGGCCAGCGTAAGGCCGAGCGGGACAGGGCCGCCTCCTGGATCCACCTGGGTGGCACAGATCACGCGGCCGGAGGCCTGCCGCAGGCCGCGCCGAGCGCGCCCGGGGTGCTCGCGGGCATCGGACCGCGCCCCGCGAACGCCGTGGGCGCGGCGCCCGACGCGCTCGCCGGGGTGCTCACGCCCCTGCTCGCCGACCCCGCCCTCGGGACCGTCCGGGGCGCCAGCGTCGTCGACACGGCCACCGGACGGGTGCTCTTCGAGTCCGGCTCCGGCGAGGCCATGACACCCGCCTCCACCGTCAAGATCGCCACCGCGAGCGCGGCGCTGGCCGCCCTCGGCCCCGAACACCGGATCCGGACCACCGTGACGCCCGGAGCGGGCCCCGGCCAGATCGTCCTGGTCGGCGGCGGCGACCCCTCCCTCACCGCCAAGAAGAAGAGCCCCGCCGGATCCGGCGGCAGTCTCGTCGCCCTCGCCGCCGACACCGCCCAGGCCCTCAAGGCCGCCGGCACCGCCACCGTCACCCTCTCCTACGACGACTCGCTCTACAGCGGCCCCGTCGGCCACCCGATCGGCCGCAACGACAACATCGCCCCCGTCACCGCCCTGACGGCCGACGAGGGCCGGCCCGACGACTCCACCTCCGGACCCGTCACCCGCTCCGAGGACCCCTCCAAGGACACCGCCCGCGCCTTCGCCGCCCTGCTGCGCGACCGCGGCATCACGGTGAACGGCGACCCCGCCCGCGGCAAGCCCCCCACCGGGGCCCAGCCGATGGCCACCACCCTGTCCACCCCGCTGGCCGGACTCGTCGAGCGGATGCTGACCAACAGCGACAACGACATCGCCGAGGCCCTCGCCCGCCAGACCGCCCTCGCCACCGGCCAGGACCCCGGCTTCGAGGGCGCCGAGAAGGCCGTCTCCGACAAGCTCGCCTCCCTCGGCGTCGACGTCACGGGCTCCCGCTTCGCCGACGGCAGCGGCCTGAACCGGGCCGACAAGGTCACCACCCGCCTCCTGACGGGCCTCCTCGCCGCCGCCGCCGACCCCCGCCACCCCGAGCTGCGGCCGGTCCTCACCGGGCTGCCCGTCGCCGGCTTCACCGGCACCCTGCGCGCCCGAAACGCCGGCACCTCCCCGGCCGCCGGCCTGCTCCGCGCCAAGACCGGCACCCTCACCGGGGTCAACTCCCTCGCCGGGACCGTCGTCGACCCCTCCGGGCGGCTGCTCGCCTTCGCCTTCCTGACGGCGGGCGCCGCGGACGGCTCCGCCGCCGAGAAGGGCCTGGACAAGCTCGCGGCCGCCGTCGCCACCACCTCGTAG
- a CDS encoding zinc-dependent metalloprotease, with amino-acid sequence MTSIGGAEMVDWNLAVATATRLVRPGPDVSRDEARAVVAELRRHARTSEEHVRAFTRMMPEGVTFPDTPVLVVDRAGWVKANVAGFRELLGPLLGKMQDRRAGAPGGAVLGAVGGKVTGVELGVLLSFLASRVLGQYETFAPGAPELPGAGPTGGRLLLVAPNIVHVERELEVAPHDFRLWVCLHEETHRTQFTAVPWLRAHLEGEIQTFLGATEMDPSTILERLREAAQSFSGARPEGEGGDEGRSLVELVQTPEQREVLRRLTAVMSLLEGHADFVMDGVGPDVVPSVAEIREKFQQRRAAGAGRLDAALRKLLGLDAKLRQYRDGERFVRAVVGQVGMDGFNRVWTSPNTLPTKAEIARPADWVARVHGRGSAGSEER; translated from the coding sequence ATGACGAGCATCGGTGGTGCCGAGATGGTCGACTGGAACCTCGCGGTGGCGACCGCGACCCGGCTCGTGCGGCCGGGTCCCGACGTCAGCCGCGACGAGGCGCGGGCCGTGGTGGCGGAACTCCGCCGGCACGCCCGGACCTCCGAGGAGCACGTGCGCGCGTTCACCCGGATGATGCCCGAAGGCGTCACCTTCCCCGACACCCCCGTCCTCGTCGTCGACCGGGCCGGCTGGGTCAAGGCCAACGTCGCCGGCTTCCGCGAACTGCTGGGCCCGCTGCTCGGCAAGATGCAGGACCGCCGCGCCGGCGCCCCCGGCGGCGCCGTCCTCGGCGCGGTCGGCGGCAAGGTCACCGGCGTCGAGCTGGGGGTGCTGCTGAGCTTCCTGGCCTCCCGCGTGCTCGGCCAGTACGAGACCTTCGCCCCCGGCGCGCCCGAACTGCCCGGCGCCGGCCCCACGGGCGGCCGGCTGCTCCTGGTGGCGCCCAACATCGTGCACGTGGAGCGCGAGCTGGAGGTGGCCCCGCACGACTTCCGGCTCTGGGTCTGCCTGCACGAGGAGACGCACCGTACCCAGTTCACCGCCGTGCCGTGGCTGCGCGCCCACCTGGAGGGCGAAATCCAGACGTTCCTCGGTGCCACCGAGATGGACCCGTCCACCATCCTGGAACGGCTCCGCGAGGCCGCCCAGTCCTTCTCCGGCGCCCGTCCCGAGGGGGAGGGCGGGGACGAGGGCCGCTCGCTCGTCGAGCTCGTCCAGACCCCCGAGCAGCGCGAGGTCCTCCGCCGCCTCACCGCCGTGATGTCCCTGCTGGAGGGACACGCCGACTTCGTGATGGACGGGGTCGGCCCCGACGTCGTCCCCTCCGTCGCCGAGATCCGGGAGAAGTTCCAGCAGCGCCGCGCCGCCGGCGCGGGCCGCCTCGACGCCGCCCTGCGCAAGCTGCTGGGCCTCGACGCCAAGCTCCGCCAGTACCGCGACGGCGAGCGCTTCGTACGCGCCGTCGTCGGCCAGGTCGGCATGGACGGCTTCAACCGCGTCTGGACCTCACCGAACACCCTGCCCACCAAGGCGGAGATCGCCCGGCCCGCGGACTGGGTGGCGCGCGTCCACGGCAGGGGGAGTGCGGGGAGCGAAGAAAGGTGA
- the tilS gene encoding tRNA lysidine(34) synthetase TilS, whose product MGPHPAVAAIRLAVRRVLHDVLTDLTDLTRLPGTPAGGSPRPAAGTPPLVLVACSGGADSMALASALAFEAPKLGIRAGGITVDHGLQAGSDLRAAEVVTRMTALRLDPVESVAVRVGRDGGPEAAARDARYAALDEAADRLGAAAVLLGHTRDDQAETVLLGLARGSGIRSLSGMAEVSGGPGRAHRYRRPFLQIDRQTARKACMVQSLPVWDDPHNIDPAYTRSRLRHEGLPALEKALGKGVVEALARTAQLSRDDADALDAWAADAEAGVRDEDGRLECAKLYALPPAVRRRVLRRAVVAAGSPAGSLFARHIEEVDRLITGWRGQGAINLPGRVEAQRQGGRLVIRQG is encoded by the coding sequence ATGGGTCCCCATCCTGCGGTCGCGGCGATACGCCTGGCGGTCCGCCGCGTACTCCACGACGTCCTCACCGACCTCACCGACCTCACCCGCCTCCCCGGCACCCCGGCTGGCGGGAGCCCCCGCCCCGCCGCCGGCACCCCGCCACTGGTCCTCGTCGCCTGCTCCGGCGGCGCCGACTCCATGGCGCTCGCCTCCGCCCTCGCCTTCGAGGCACCCAAGCTCGGCATCCGGGCCGGCGGCATCACCGTCGACCACGGCCTCCAGGCCGGCTCCGACCTGCGCGCCGCGGAGGTCGTCACCCGCATGACCGCGCTCCGCCTCGACCCGGTGGAGTCCGTCGCCGTGCGCGTCGGCCGCGACGGCGGACCCGAGGCCGCGGCCCGCGACGCCCGCTACGCCGCCCTCGACGAAGCCGCCGACCGGCTGGGCGCCGCCGCCGTGCTGCTCGGCCACACGCGGGACGACCAGGCGGAAACCGTCCTGCTGGGCCTCGCCCGCGGCTCCGGCATCCGCTCGCTCTCCGGCATGGCCGAAGTGTCCGGAGGCCCCGGCCGCGCCCACCGCTACCGCCGCCCCTTCCTGCAGATCGACCGGCAGACCGCCCGCAAGGCGTGCATGGTCCAGTCCCTCCCCGTCTGGGACGACCCGCACAACATCGACCCCGCCTACACCCGCTCCCGGCTGCGCCACGAGGGCCTGCCCGCCCTGGAGAAGGCGCTCGGCAAGGGGGTCGTCGAAGCGCTCGCGCGCACCGCCCAGCTCTCCCGGGACGACGCCGACGCCCTCGACGCCTGGGCCGCCGACGCGGAGGCCGGAGTGCGCGACGAGGACGGGCGCCTGGAGTGCGCCAAGCTGTACGCCCTGCCCCCGGCCGTCCGCCGCCGGGTGCTGCGCAGGGCCGTGGTCGCGGCCGGATCCCCCGCGGGTTCCCTCTTCGCCCGCCACATCGAGGAAGTCGACCGCCTCATCACCGGATGGCGGGGCCAGGGCGCCATCAATCTGCCCGGCCGCGTCGAGGCCCAGCGGCAGGGTGGCAGACTTGTCATCCGGCAGGGCTGA
- a CDS encoding DUF3180 domain-containing protein, whose translation MKQLRPAVLAGIFVIAGVLSWAGARLWNAYGTLPGVPLAAPIVLAVIAVVLFATALSMRARLKAQRERRPGAKGVEPLMAARAVVFGQASALVAALVAGMYGGVGVFLLTDSLDVPARRGQAWYAGGCVLAGAAVIAAALFLEHVLKLPEDDDPGKAPATA comes from the coding sequence GTGAAGCAACTGAGGCCGGCGGTCCTGGCGGGGATCTTCGTGATCGCCGGGGTGCTGTCCTGGGCGGGCGCACGGCTGTGGAACGCCTACGGGACCCTGCCGGGCGTCCCGCTGGCCGCGCCGATCGTGCTGGCGGTGATCGCCGTCGTCCTGTTCGCGACGGCCCTGTCGATGCGGGCCCGGCTCAAGGCGCAGCGCGAGCGGCGGCCGGGGGCCAAGGGCGTGGAGCCGCTGATGGCGGCCCGTGCGGTGGTCTTCGGCCAGGCCAGCGCCCTGGTCGCGGCTCTCGTGGCCGGCATGTACGGCGGGGTCGGCGTCTTCCTGCTGACCGACTCCCTCGACGTGCCCGCCCGCCGCGGCCAGGCCTGGTACGCGGGTGGCTGCGTCCTGGCGGGCGCGGCCGTGATCGCGGCCGCCCTCTTCCTGGAACACGTCCTGAAGCTCCCGGAGGACGACGACCCGGGCAAGGCCCCCGCCACCGCCTGA
- the ftsH gene encoding ATP-dependent zinc metalloprotease FtsH: MDVKRYFRGPVMWIVLAVLAVVVLMNVVGSGGGYKSVETSEVIKAINSGQVESAKLTTGDSQMIKIELKKGQKLGNNDGTKFQANYIGDQGVQLAQNLQTKYEAGQIPDGYSVTPDKTSPFLSVLLSLLPFVLIVVVFLFLMNQMQGGGSRVMNFGKSKAKLITKDTPKTTFADVAGSDEAVEELHEIKEFLQEPAKFQAVGAKIPKGVLLYGPPGTGKTLLARAVAGEAGVPFYSISGSDFVEMFVGVGASRVRDLFEQAKANAPAIVFVDEIDAVGRHRGAGLGGGHDEREQTLNQLLVEMDGFDVKGGVILIAATNRPDILDPALLRPGRFDRQIAVDRPDMQGRLEILKVHQKGKPVAPDVDLSAVARRTPGFTGADLSNVLNEAALLTARSDMKLIDNHMLDEAIDRVVAGPQKRTRIMSDKEKKITAYHEGGHALVAAASPNSDPVHKITILSRGRALGYTMVLPDEDKYSTTRNEMLDQLAYMLGGRAAEELVFHDPTTGAANDIEKATATARAMVTQYGMTERLGAIKFGGDNTEPFLGREMSHPRDYSEEVAALVDEEVKKLIETAHNEAWEILVENRDVLDNLVLALLEKETLNKEQIAEIFSTIVKRPARPAWTGSSRRTPSTRPPVLSPKELQLTNSANGTSASAASPVSTEKGIEVAPEDRPEA; this comes from the coding sequence ATGGACGTGAAGCGATACTTCCGTGGGCCGGTCATGTGGATCGTGCTGGCCGTCCTCGCCGTGGTCGTGTTGATGAACGTCGTCGGCTCCGGCGGCGGCTACAAGTCGGTGGAGACCAGCGAGGTCATCAAGGCGATCAACAGTGGCCAGGTGGAAAGCGCCAAGCTGACCACCGGTGACAGCCAGATGATCAAGATCGAGCTGAAAAAGGGCCAGAAGCTCGGCAACAACGACGGCACCAAGTTCCAGGCCAACTACATCGGGGATCAGGGCGTTCAGCTCGCCCAGAACCTCCAGACCAAGTACGAAGCCGGTCAGATCCCTGACGGATACTCCGTCACCCCGGACAAGACCAGCCCGTTCCTGAGCGTGCTGCTCTCGCTCCTGCCCTTCGTCCTCATCGTCGTCGTCTTCCTGTTCCTGATGAACCAGATGCAGGGCGGCGGCTCCCGGGTCATGAACTTCGGGAAGTCCAAGGCCAAGCTCATCACCAAGGACACCCCGAAGACGACGTTCGCGGACGTCGCGGGCTCGGACGAGGCCGTCGAGGAACTCCACGAGATCAAGGAGTTCCTCCAGGAGCCGGCGAAGTTCCAGGCGGTCGGCGCCAAGATCCCCAAGGGCGTGCTGCTCTACGGCCCGCCCGGCACCGGCAAGACCCTGCTCGCGCGTGCCGTCGCGGGCGAGGCGGGCGTCCCGTTCTACTCGATCTCCGGTTCCGACTTCGTCGAGATGTTCGTCGGTGTCGGTGCCTCGCGTGTCCGTGACCTGTTCGAACAGGCCAAGGCCAACGCGCCGGCGATCGTCTTCGTCGACGAGATCGACGCCGTCGGCCGGCACCGCGGTGCGGGTCTCGGCGGCGGTCACGACGAGCGCGAGCAGACCCTCAACCAGCTGCTCGTCGAGATGGACGGCTTCGACGTGAAGGGCGGCGTCATCCTGATCGCCGCCACGAACCGGCCCGACATCCTCGACCCGGCGCTGCTGCGCCCGGGCCGCTTCGACCGGCAGATCGCGGTCGACCGGCCCGACATGCAGGGCCGTCTGGAGATCCTCAAGGTCCACCAGAAGGGCAAGCCGGTCGCTCCGGACGTCGACCTCTCGGCCGTCGCCCGCCGCACCCCCGGCTTCACCGGTGCCGATCTCTCCAACGTCCTGAACGAGGCGGCCCTGCTGACCGCCCGCTCGGACATGAAGCTGATCGACAACCACATGCTGGACGAGGCGATCGACCGCGTCGTGGCGGGCCCGCAGAAGCGGACCCGGATCATGTCGGACAAGGAAAAGAAGATCACCGCGTACCACGAGGGCGGACACGCCCTGGTCGCGGCGGCCTCCCCGAACTCCGACCCGGTCCACAAGATCACGATCCTGTCCCGCGGCCGGGCCCTGGGTTACACCATGGTCCTGCCCGACGAGGACAAGTACTCGACCACGCGCAACGAGATGCTCGACCAGCTGGCGTACATGCTGGGCGGGCGCGCGGCCGAGGAGCTGGTCTTCCACGACCCGACCACGGGCGCGGCGAACGACATCGAGAAGGCCACCGCCACGGCGCGGGCCATGGTCACGCAGTACGGCATGACCGAGCGTCTCGGTGCGATCAAGTTCGGCGGCGACAACACCGAGCCGTTCCTGGGCCGCGAGATGTCGCACCCGCGGGACTACTCGGAAGAGGTCGCGGCGCTGGTCGACGAAGAGGTCAAGAAGCTCATCGAGACCGCGCACAACGAGGCCTGGGAGATCCTGGTCGAGAACCGGGACGTCCTGGACAACCTGGTCCTCGCGCTGCTGGAGAAGGAGACGCTGAACAAGGAGCAGATCGCCGAGATCTTCTCCACGATCGTGAAGCGTCCGGCCCGTCCCGCGTGGACCGGCTCCTCCCGCCGCACTCCTTCCACCCGTCCGCCGGTGCTCTCTCCCAAGGAGCTCCAGCTGACGAACTCCGCCAACGGCACCTCGGCGTCCGCCGCGTCGCCGGTGTCGACGGAGAAGGGCATCGAGGTGGCCCCGGAGGACCGCCCCGAAGCCTGA
- a CDS encoding inorganic diphosphatase, giving the protein MEFDVTIEIPKGSRNKYEVDHETGRIRLDRRLFTSTSYPADYGFVENTLGEDGDPLDALVILDEPTFPGCLIKCRAIGMFNMTDEAGGDAKLLCVPASDPRVEHLRDIHHVSEFDRLEIQHFFEVYKDLEPGKSVEGANWVGRAEAEAEIEASFKRLEAQGGHH; this is encoded by the coding sequence GTGGAGTTCGACGTCACCATCGAGATCCCCAAGGGTTCGCGGAACAAGTACGAGGTGGACCACGAGACCGGCCGGATCCGTCTGGACCGTCGCCTCTTCACCTCGACCAGCTACCCGGCGGACTACGGCTTCGTCGAGAACACCCTCGGCGAGGACGGCGACCCGCTGGACGCGCTGGTCATCCTTGACGAGCCGACGTTCCCGGGCTGCCTGATCAAGTGCCGCGCGATCGGCATGTTCAACATGACGGACGAGGCGGGCGGCGACGCCAAGCTGCTGTGCGTGCCGGCCTCCGACCCGCGTGTCGAGCACCTGCGCGACATCCACCACGTCTCCGAGTTCGACCGCCTGGAGATCCAGCACTTCTTCGAGGTCTACAAGGACCTGGAGCCGGGCAAGTCCGTCGAGGGCGCCAACTGGGTCGGCCGCGCCGAGGCCGAGGCCGAGATCGAGGCCTCGTTCAAGCGCCTGGAGGCGCAGGGCGGCCACCACTGA
- the folE gene encoding GTP cyclohydrolase I FolE — translation MTDPVTLTGGEGTIGEFDEKRAEAAVRELLIAVGEDPDREGLLETPARVARAYKEIFAGLYQKPEEVLTTTFDLGHDEMVLVKDIEVMSSCEHHLVPFHGVAHVGYIPSTDGKITGLSKLARLVDVFARRPQVQERLTTQIADSLMEILDPRGCIVVIECEHMCMTMRGVRKPGAKTITSAVRGQLRDPATRNEAMSLIMAR, via the coding sequence ATGACCGACCCAGTGACCCTGACCGGTGGCGAGGGCACGATCGGCGAGTTCGACGAGAAGCGCGCCGAGGCGGCCGTCCGAGAGCTCCTGATAGCGGTCGGCGAGGACCCGGACCGCGAGGGCCTCCTGGAGACCCCGGCGCGGGTTGCGCGGGCGTACAAGGAGATATTCGCCGGCCTGTACCAGAAGCCCGAAGAGGTCCTGACGACGACGTTCGACCTCGGTCACGACGAGATGGTCCTGGTGAAGGACATCGAGGTCATGAGCTCGTGCGAACACCATCTGGTCCCGTTCCACGGAGTGGCGCACGTGGGGTACATCCCGTCCACGGACGGCAAGATCACCGGCCTGTCCAAGCTGGCCCGCCTGGTCGACGTCTTCGCCCGCCGACCCCAGGTCCAGGAGCGGCTGACCACGCAGATCGCCGATTCCCTGATGGAGATCCTCGACCCGCGCGGCTGCATCGTGGTCATCGAGTGCGAGCACATGTGCATGACCATGCGCGGTGTCCGCAAGCCCGGCGCCAAGACCATCACCTCGGCCGTCCGCGGCCAGCTCCGCGACCCCGCGACCCGCAACGAGGCCATGAGCCTCATCATGGCGCGCTGA
- the folP gene encoding dihydropteroate synthase, whose translation MNTNRGPASRGLVTGLPDWDRCGVMGVVNVTPDSFSDGGRWFDTTAAVKRGLDLVAQGADLVDVGGESTRPGASRVDADEELRRVVPVVRGLASEGVTVSVDTMRAAVAAQAVAAGAALVNDVSGGLADPGMIPAVAAAEVPFVVMHWRGFSDGMNSLAVYEDVLGEVSAELRTRIDAVVAGGIAPERLVVDPGLGFAKNAEHDLALVAHLRELRELGFPLLVAASRKRFLGRVLAGAADAAPPPARERDAATAAVSAIAAHQGAWAVRVHEVRATADAVRVARAVEGAL comes from the coding sequence ATGAACACCAACCGCGGGCCCGCCTCCAGGGGCCTGGTGACAGGGCTGCCCGACTGGGACCGCTGCGGGGTCATGGGCGTCGTCAACGTCACCCCCGACTCCTTCTCCGACGGCGGCCGCTGGTTCGACACCACCGCCGCCGTCAAGCGCGGCCTCGACCTCGTCGCCCAGGGCGCCGACCTCGTCGACGTCGGCGGCGAGTCCACCCGCCCCGGCGCCTCCCGCGTCGACGCCGACGAGGAACTCCGCCGCGTCGTCCCCGTCGTCCGCGGACTGGCCTCCGAGGGCGTGACCGTCTCCGTCGACACCATGCGCGCGGCCGTCGCCGCCCAGGCCGTCGCGGCCGGCGCCGCCCTCGTCAACGACGTCAGCGGCGGCCTCGCCGACCCCGGCATGATCCCGGCGGTGGCCGCCGCCGAGGTGCCGTTCGTCGTCATGCACTGGCGCGGGTTCAGCGACGGCATGAACAGCCTCGCCGTCTACGAGGACGTCCTCGGCGAGGTCAGCGCCGAGCTCCGGACCCGCATCGACGCCGTCGTCGCCGGCGGCATCGCCCCCGAGCGGCTGGTCGTCGACCCCGGCCTCGGCTTCGCGAAGAACGCCGAGCACGACCTGGCCCTGGTCGCCCACCTCCGCGAACTGCGCGAGCTCGGCTTCCCGCTGCTGGTCGCCGCCTCGCGGAAGCGTTTCCTCGGCCGGGTCCTGGCGGGTGCCGCGGACGCCGCCCCGCCGCCCGCCCGCGAGCGGGACGCCGCCACCGCCGCCGTCTCGGCCATCGCCGCCCACCAGGGCGCCTGGGCCGTCCGGGTGCACGAGGTACGGGCGACCGCCGACGCGGTTCGGGTGGCCCGCGCCGTGGAAGGGGCACTGTGA
- the folK gene encoding 2-amino-4-hydroxy-6-hydroxymethyldihydropteridine diphosphokinase: MNNGLNAQSDPTVQPVPASVVEAVDAADTTLSNPKWAVVALGSNLGNRLDTLQGAVDALGDTPGLRVKAVSPVYETEPWGVEPGSQPSYLNAVIAVKTTLPPSSLLERAHAIEEAYDRVREERWGPRTIDVDIVAYADVVSDDPVLTLPHPRAHQRAFVLAPWHDIDPEAQLPGHGPVAALLAEIGRTGLTPRPDLELRLPE, encoded by the coding sequence ATGAACAACGGACTGAACGCCCAGAGCGACCCCACCGTCCAGCCGGTACCCGCCTCCGTCGTCGAGGCGGTCGACGCGGCGGACACGACCCTGTCCAACCCCAAATGGGCGGTCGTCGCGCTCGGCTCGAACCTCGGCAACCGCCTGGACACCCTCCAGGGCGCCGTCGACGCCCTCGGCGACACCCCGGGCCTGCGGGTCAAGGCGGTCTCCCCGGTCTACGAGACCGAGCCGTGGGGCGTCGAGCCCGGCTCGCAGCCCTCGTACCTCAACGCCGTCATCGCGGTGAAGACCACCCTGCCGCCCTCCTCGCTCCTGGAGCGGGCCCACGCCATCGAGGAGGCCTACGACCGCGTCCGCGAGGAGCGCTGGGGGCCCCGCACGATCGACGTGGACATCGTGGCCTACGCCGACGTGGTCTCCGACGACCCCGTCCTCACGCTGCCGCACCCCCGCGCCCACCAGCGCGCCTTCGTGCTGGCCCCCTGGCACGACATCGACCCCGAGGCCCAGCTCCCCGGCCACGGCCCCGTGGCCGCCCTACTGGCCGAAATCGGCCGGACCGGCCTCACGCCGCGCCCCGACCTGGAACTCCGCCTCCCGGAGTAG
- the folB gene encoding dihydroneopterin aldolase: MDRVALRGLKARGHHGVFPREREEGQTFIVDLVLHIDSRPAAADDDLAKTVHYGVVAEEVVDVVQGEPVDLIETLAERIAQQCLKHEAVAQVEVVVHKPDAPITVPFDDVTITITRSRA, translated from the coding sequence GTGGATCGTGTCGCACTGCGCGGCCTCAAGGCTCGCGGGCACCACGGCGTCTTCCCCCGGGAGCGCGAAGAGGGCCAGACCTTCATCGTCGACCTCGTGCTGCACATCGACTCCCGCCCCGCGGCGGCCGATGACGACCTGGCCAAGACCGTCCACTACGGGGTCGTGGCCGAGGAGGTCGTCGACGTGGTCCAGGGAGAGCCGGTCGACCTGATCGAGACCCTGGCCGAGCGGATCGCCCAGCAGTGCCTGAAGCACGAAGCGGTGGCACAGGTGGAGGTCGTCGTCCACAAGCCGGACGCACCCATCACCGTCCCCTTCGACGACGTGACCATCACGATCACCCGGAGCCGCGCATGA